From the Theobroma cacao cultivar B97-61/B2 chromosome 2, Criollo_cocoa_genome_V2, whole genome shotgun sequence genome, one window contains:
- the LOC18610047 gene encoding probable S-adenosylmethionine-dependent methyltransferase At5g38100 gives MPESYPMNGGNGTYSYTQNSYYQKTGINVAKRMVSEAIGEKLDINNFSSGSNSFRIADLGCSVGPNTFTTMQNIVDAVQHKYQSQGLASKFAEFQVFFNDQDSNDFNTLFTSMPKERPYYAVGVPGSFYGRLFPESFVHFVNSSFALHWLSRVPEELLDKNSPAWNKGRIHYTNASDAVVDAYAAQFTKDMEGFLDARAKELVSGGMMVIITLGCPNGMPYAHLAAGIMFDCLESCLNDMAKGGLLSENQVDSFNLPVYAPSPKEKTELVERNGCFSIERLELTNWRTEADPRGDLRACVMHVRAGFESIIRKHFGNDIIDDLFERLLKEVKESFHLIQSSYMGGTQLSVILKRK, from the exons ATGCCGGAATCCTATCCAATGAATGGGGGAAATGGCACCTACAGCTACACCCAAAACTCCTATTATCAG AAGACAGGTATAAATGTTGCGAAGAGGATGGTCAGTGAAGCAATTGGGGAGAAGCTTGACATCAATAACTTCTCTTCTGGTTCAAACTCATTTCGTATTGCTGATTTGGGGTGTTCAGTGGGACCAAATACCTTCACTACTATGCAGAATATAGTAGATGCTGTGCAGCACAAGTACCAATCCCAAGGCCTTGCTTCAAAATTTGCTGAATTTCAAGTGTTCTTTAATGATCAAGACTCCAATGATTTCAATACCCTCTTTACCTCCATGCCAAAGGAAAGGCCATACTATGCAGTCGGTGTACCAGGGTCTTTCTATGGCAGATTATTCCCAGAGTCTTTTGTACATTTCGTGAACTCCTCTTTTGCATTGCATTGGTTAAGTAGGGTGCCAGAAGAGTTGCTAGACAAAAACTCCCCTGCCTGGAATAAAGGGAGAATACACTATACAAATGCCTCTGATGCAGTAGTTGATGCTTATGCAGCTCAATTTACCAAGGACATGGAAGGCTTTTTGGATGCAAGGGCTAAAGAGCTTGTATCTGGAGGGATGATGGTAATAATCACACTAGGTTGCCCAAATGGGATGCCATATGCACACCTTGCAGCTGGGATAATGTTTGATTGCCTGGAATCCTGCTTGAACGATATGGCAAAAGGG GGATTATTAAGTGAAAATCAAGTTGATTCATTCAACTTACCTGTTTATGCTCCCTCTCCCAAGGAGAAAACTGAGCTGGTGGAGAGAAATGGATGCTTTAGCATTGAGAGACTGGAGTTAACAAATTGGCGAACTGAGGCTGATCCCAGAGGTGATTTAAGAGCATGCGTGATGCATGTAAGAGCTGGCTTCGAGTCAATCATCCGCAAACATTTTGGAAATGATAttatagatgatttatttgaacgGCTTCTTAAGGAAGTCAAGGAATCCTTCCACTTGATTCAGTCAAGCTACATGGGAGGAACTCAGTTATCTGTTATTTTGAAACGCAAATGA